One genomic segment of Oxalobacteraceae sp. CFBP 8761 includes these proteins:
- a CDS encoding penicillin-binding protein 1A produces MKEKQAAPSSSSKFSPKRLILIAFASLFGLGAIGVLVLVFALAMAYPNLPALDTITDYRPKMPLRIFTADNVLIGEFGEERRTLVHFKDIPDVMKKAVLSIEDDRFYEHSGIDYLGIMRAAFRNATGGARQGASTITQQVARNFFLSSEQTFKRKAYEAMLAWKIEKNLSKDQILELYMNQIYLGQRAFGFQSAAQIYFGKDLRDITVAEAAMLAGLPKAPSAYNPVVNPTRAKTRQQYILVRMHQLGYISDAQFAQAKVEPLKIKTDSAAFGVHAEYVAEMARQLVYEQFKEDTYTRGLNVFTTITKADQDAAYLALRRGVMDYERRRAYRGPESFIDLPSGKAAADEAIEAELAEHPDSDNIIAAVVLQASSTQVQAAIASGETITLSGSGLAFAKAWLSDKAAPNRRVRRGAVIRVMQDDESKWLITQMPEVESAFVAANTEDGAIRALVGGFDFNRNKFNHVTQAWRQPGSSFKPFIYSASLERGLSPATIINDAPISFDAGQTGGQAWEPKNYDSKYDGPMTMRRGLQQSKNMISIRILNKIGARYGQEYAARFGFEPERNPAYLTLALGAGATNPLQMAGAYAVFANGGYRVSPYLISKVTDSDGKVLSEARPARAGDEANRVIDARNAFLMDSMLKDVVRHGTANKAMALKRTDLAGKTGTTNDSIDAWFAGYQPKLVGIAWMGYDKPRNLGARETGGGLALPIWIGYMQKALKDQPMVEREVPAGLVQYGSEYYYAETPPGSGVEALDVGQPPPAQQQQERDAVRNELF; encoded by the coding sequence ATGAAAGAGAAACAGGCAGCACCTTCTTCCTCCTCGAAGTTCAGCCCCAAGCGCCTGATCCTCATCGCATTCGCCAGCCTGTTCGGTCTGGGTGCGATTGGCGTACTCGTGCTCGTGTTCGCTCTGGCCATGGCGTACCCGAACCTGCCGGCGCTGGACACGATCACCGATTACCGGCCCAAGATGCCACTGCGGATCTTTACGGCCGATAACGTCCTGATCGGCGAATTCGGCGAAGAGCGCCGCACGCTGGTTCATTTCAAGGACATCCCCGATGTCATGAAGAAGGCCGTGCTGTCGATCGAAGACGACCGCTTCTATGAACACAGCGGCATCGATTACCTGGGCATCATGCGCGCGGCCTTCCGCAACGCCACCGGCGGCGCGCGCCAGGGCGCATCGACCATCACCCAGCAGGTAGCGCGCAACTTCTTCCTGTCGTCGGAACAGACCTTCAAGCGCAAGGCGTATGAAGCGATGCTGGCCTGGAAGATCGAGAAGAACCTGTCCAAGGACCAGATCCTCGAGCTGTACATGAACCAGATCTACCTGGGCCAGCGCGCCTTCGGCTTCCAGTCGGCGGCCCAGATCTACTTCGGCAAGGACCTGCGCGACATCACCGTGGCCGAAGCGGCCATGCTGGCCGGCCTGCCGAAAGCGCCGTCGGCCTATAACCCCGTGGTCAATCCGACCCGCGCCAAGACGCGCCAGCAGTACATCCTGGTGCGCATGCACCAGCTGGGCTATATCAGCGACGCGCAGTTTGCCCAGGCCAAGGTCGAGCCACTCAAGATCAAGACCGACAGCGCCGCCTTCGGCGTGCACGCCGAGTACGTGGCTGAAATGGCGCGCCAGCTGGTCTATGAACAGTTCAAGGAAGACACCTACACGCGCGGCCTGAACGTATTTACCACCATTACCAAGGCTGACCAGGACGCTGCCTACCTGGCGCTGCGCCGCGGCGTGATGGACTATGAACGCCGCCGTGCCTATCGTGGCCCGGAATCGTTCATCGACCTGCCATCGGGTAAAGCGGCGGCCGACGAAGCGATCGAAGCCGAGCTGGCCGAGCATCCGGACAGCGACAACATCATCGCGGCCGTCGTGCTGCAAGCGTCGAGCACGCAGGTCCAGGCAGCGATCGCCTCGGGCGAGACGATCACGCTGTCGGGTTCGGGTCTGGCGTTCGCGAAAGCCTGGCTGTCCGACAAAGCTGCGCCGAACCGGCGCGTGCGCCGCGGCGCCGTGATCCGCGTGATGCAGGATGACGAATCGAAGTGGCTGATCACGCAGATGCCCGAAGTGGAATCGGCCTTTGTGGCGGCCAATACCGAAGACGGTGCAATCCGCGCGCTGGTGGGCGGCTTCGACTTCAACCGCAACAAGTTCAACCACGTGACGCAAGCGTGGCGCCAGCCCGGCTCGTCGTTCAAGCCGTTCATCTATTCGGCCTCGCTCGAGCGCGGGCTGTCGCCAGCCACCATCATCAACGATGCGCCGATCAGTTTCGATGCCGGCCAGACGGGGGGCCAGGCGTGGGAACCGAAGAACTACGACAGCAAGTACGATGGCCCGATGACGATGCGCCGCGGTCTGCAGCAGTCGAAGAACATGATCTCGATCCGCATCCTGAACAAGATCGGCGCGCGCTACGGCCAGGAATACGCGGCCCGCTTTGGCTTCGAGCCAGAGCGCAATCCGGCCTACCTGACGCTGGCACTGGGCGCCGGCGCGACCAATCCGCTGCAGATGGCCGGCGCCTACGCGGTGTTTGCCAACGGCGGCTACCGCGTCAGCCCGTACCTGATCTCTAAGGTCACCGACAGCGATGGCAAGGTGCTGTCCGAAGCGCGGCCGGCGCGTGCGGGCGATGAAGCGAACCGCGTGATCGATGCGCGCAACGCCTTCCTGATGGACAGCATGCTCAAGGACGTGGTCCGCCACGGCACCGCGAACAAGGCGATGGCCCTGAAGCGCACCGACCTGGCCGGCAAGACCGGTACCACCAACGACTCGATCGACGCCTGGTTTGCCGGCTACCAGCCAAAGCTGGTGGGCATTGCCTGGATGGGCTACGACAAGCCGCGCAACCTGGGTGCGCGCGAGACCGGCGGCGGCCTGGCCCTGCCGATCTGGATCGGCTACATGCAAAAGGCGCTGAAAGACCAGCCGATGGTCGAACGCGAGGTGCCCGCGGGCCTGGTGCAGTACGGGTCCGAGTACTACTACGCCGAGACGCCGCCGGGCAGCGGTGTCGAAGCGCTCGACGTCGGCCAGCCGCCGCCGGCGCAGCAACAGCAGGAACGTGACGCGGTGAGGAACGAGTTGTTCTGA
- the cyaY gene encoding iron donor protein CyaY, producing the protein MTETEFLDLADLTLKRIETAFDRLNDEDIVDVECKRSGNVLEIEFIDNGTKIIINSQAPLQEMWLAARSGGYHYKRVGDEWRNTRDDSEFFAALGRYASEQGGAPVNLV; encoded by the coding sequence ATGACCGAAACCGAATTTTTGGACCTGGCCGACCTGACCCTGAAACGGATCGAAACCGCCTTCGATCGCCTGAACGACGAAGACATCGTCGACGTCGAGTGCAAGCGCAGCGGCAACGTGCTCGAAATCGAGTTCATCGACAACGGCACCAAGATCATCATCAACAGCCAGGCGCCGCTGCAAGAGATGTGGCTGGCCGCACGTTCGGGTGGCTACCACTACAAGCGCGTGGGCGACGAATGGCGCAACACGCGCGACGACAGCGAGTTCTTCGCGGCGCTCGGGCGCTATGCGAGCGAGCAGGGCGGGGCGCCGGTCAACCTGGTGTAA
- a CDS encoding lipoprotein produces MLHSKSANQTLILIVKSSLALPFGAALLASALAGCGQTGPLYMPNPPARPVPVVVDQPAQPVPSNNASTPAPYR; encoded by the coding sequence ATGCTACACTCCAAATCTGCTAATCAAACCTTGATTCTAATCGTGAAGTCCTCCCTCGCGCTTCCTTTCGGCGCTGCGCTGCTCGCCTCGGCCCTCGCCGGCTGCGGCCAGACCGGCCCGCTGTACATGCCCAACCCACCTGCCAGGCCCGTGCCGGTCGTCGTCGACCAGCCCGCCCAGCCCGTCCCGTCGAACAATGCGTCCACCCCGGCGCCGTACCGCTAA
- the lysA gene encoding diaminopimelate decarboxylase, whose translation MPHFLYQDGVLHAEGVSLSAIADEFGTPTYVYSKATLLENFNAYQDACAGRDALVCYAMKANSNLAVLDLLARQGAGFDIVSGGELLRVIAAGGDPGKTIFSGVGKTEAEMTLALEKGILCFNVESIPELHRLNAVAGKLGMRAPVSLRVNPNVDAKTHPYIATGLKANKFGVAFDEALDTYRAAAALPHLDVVGIDCHIGSQLLDDAPLLEALDKLIDLIDTLHAEGIHLHHLDIGGGIGVDYGVAGDAPPVPVGDYLGRLFARIDAWRAAKYDGQPLKVIFEPGRSIVAEAGVLLTRVEYLKPGAEKNFCIVDAAMNDMMRPTLYGAWMGLQAVTQRESEALMWDVVGPICESGDWLARERELALEPGDLLAMMTAGAYGMTMASNYNTRGRAAEVIVDGDTIHLVRRRETPAETFALETLIK comes from the coding sequence ATGCCCCATTTCTTGTACCAGGACGGCGTGCTGCACGCCGAAGGCGTTTCCCTGTCCGCCATCGCCGATGAATTCGGCACGCCGACCTATGTCTATTCCAAGGCCACGCTGCTCGAGAACTTCAACGCCTACCAGGACGCCTGCGCCGGCCGCGACGCGCTGGTCTGCTATGCGATGAAGGCCAACTCGAACCTCGCCGTACTCGACCTGCTGGCGCGCCAGGGCGCGGGCTTCGACATCGTCTCGGGCGGCGAACTGCTGCGCGTGATCGCTGCCGGCGGCGATCCGGGCAAGACCATTTTCTCGGGCGTGGGCAAGACCGAGGCCGAGATGACGCTGGCGCTCGAAAAAGGGATCCTGTGCTTCAACGTGGAATCGATCCCCGAACTGCACCGCCTGAACGCCGTGGCCGGCAAACTCGGCATGCGCGCGCCGGTCTCGCTGCGCGTGAACCCGAACGTGGACGCCAAGACCCACCCGTACATCGCCACCGGCCTGAAGGCCAATAAATTCGGCGTCGCGTTCGATGAAGCCCTCGACACCTACCGCGCAGCCGCTGCGCTGCCACACCTGGACGTGGTCGGCATCGACTGCCATATCGGCTCGCAGCTGCTGGACGACGCACCGTTGCTCGAGGCGCTCGACAAGCTGATCGACCTGATCGACACGCTGCACGCCGAAGGCATCCACCTGCACCACCTGGACATCGGCGGCGGCATCGGCGTCGACTACGGCGTGGCCGGCGACGCGCCGCCAGTGCCGGTGGGCGACTACCTCGGCCGCCTGTTCGCGCGCATCGACGCCTGGCGCGCAGCAAAGTACGACGGCCAGCCACTCAAGGTGATCTTCGAGCCGGGCCGCTCGATCGTTGCCGAGGCCGGCGTGCTGCTCACGCGCGTGGAATACCTCAAACCTGGCGCCGAGAAGAACTTCTGCATCGTTGACGCTGCGATGAACGACATGATGCGTCCGACGCTGTACGGGGCCTGGATGGGCCTGCAGGCAGTAACGCAGCGCGAGAGCGAAGCACTGATGTGGGATGTCGTGGGACCAATCTGCGAATCGGGCGACTGGCTGGCACGCGAGCGCGAGCTGGCATTGGAACCGGGCGACCTGCTGGCCATGATGACGGCCGGCGCCTACGGCATGACAATGGCGTCGAACTACAACACGCGCGGCCGCGCAGCCGAAGTGATCGTCGACGGCGACACCATCCACCTGGTACGCCGCCGCGAAACACCCGCCGAGACCTTCGCGCTCGAAACGCTCATCAAATAA
- a CDS encoding sulfoxide reductase heme-binding subunit YedZ, which yields MAGLNSKQVGWVKALVFVLALIPFARLVWGTASGSFSDPLAAITKGSGEWALYFLCITLAVTPLRHLTGWNWLVKLRRMIGLFMFFYAFVHFTAFLWFDHFFDVPAMLADVIKRPFILVGFIAFVLLIPLAATSTNAMIKRLGGKRWQWLHRLIYVIAPLSILHFWWMKEGKNDFARPIIFGSIIALLLGLRVFWHFRRKQQAVRA from the coding sequence ATGGCAGGGTTGAACAGCAAACAGGTCGGGTGGGTCAAGGCGCTGGTGTTCGTGTTGGCGTTGATCCCCTTCGCGCGCCTGGTGTGGGGCACTGCCAGCGGCAGCTTTTCGGATCCACTGGCGGCAATCACCAAGGGCAGCGGCGAATGGGCGCTGTACTTCCTGTGCATCACGCTGGCGGTGACGCCGCTGCGGCACCTGACCGGCTGGAACTGGCTCGTCAAGCTGCGCCGCATGATCGGCCTGTTCATGTTTTTCTACGCATTCGTGCACTTCACCGCGTTCCTGTGGTTCGACCACTTCTTCGACGTGCCGGCAATGCTGGCCGACGTCATCAAGCGCCCGTTCATCCTGGTGGGCTTCATTGCCTTCGTGCTGCTCATTCCGCTGGCGGCAACCTCGACCAACGCGATGATCAAGCGCCTGGGTGGCAAGCGCTGGCAGTGGCTGCACCGCCTGATCTACGTGATCGCACCGCTGTCGATCCTGCATTTCTGGTGGATGAAAGAGGGCAAGAACGATTTCGCCAGACCGATCATCTTCGGATCGATCATTGCGCTGCTGCTGGGGTTGCGGGTGTTCTGGCACTTCAGGCGCAAGCAGCAAGCCGTGCGCGCCTGA
- the msrP gene encoding protein-methionine-sulfoxide reductase catalytic subunit MsrP, with protein MLFKRNPNGLDLPYPSEITPQEIYTGRREFITRMAATAAVGSGVWEMANREAFAQTAGQKLAARANVALSTDEKQTPFKDAAGYNNFYEFGLDKGDPAENAHTLRTRPWTVRIEGEVKKPLTLDIDSLLKLAPLEERVYRLRCVEGWSMVIPWVGYSLSNLLKQVEPTGNAKFVEFTTLADAKQMPGLRSGVLDWPYVEGLRIDEAMHPLTMLTMGMYGQVLPNQNGAPVRLVVPWKYGFKSAKSLVRIRLLSRQPKTAWNDMAPREYGFFSNVNPNVDHPRWSQASERRIGESGLFAPKRKTLMFNGYDQVSSLYTGLDLKRYF; from the coding sequence ATGCTCTTCAAACGCAATCCCAACGGACTCGATCTTCCGTACCCTTCCGAAATCACGCCGCAAGAGATCTATACCGGCCGGCGTGAATTCATTACGCGCATGGCCGCCACGGCCGCCGTCGGCAGCGGCGTCTGGGAGATGGCCAACCGCGAAGCCTTCGCCCAGACCGCTGGCCAGAAGCTCGCGGCGCGCGCCAATGTGGCGCTGTCGACCGACGAAAAGCAGACGCCATTCAAGGACGCTGCCGGCTACAACAATTTCTATGAGTTTGGCCTCGACAAGGGCGATCCGGCCGAGAACGCGCACACGCTGCGTACGCGGCCCTGGACCGTGCGCATCGAGGGTGAGGTCAAGAAGCCCCTGACGCTCGACATCGACAGCCTGCTGAAACTCGCGCCGTTAGAGGAACGCGTGTACCGCCTGCGCTGCGTCGAAGGCTGGTCGATGGTCATTCCATGGGTCGGCTATTCGTTGTCGAACCTGCTCAAGCAGGTGGAACCGACTGGCAACGCCAAGTTCGTCGAATTCACGACGCTGGCCGACGCCAAGCAGATGCCGGGTCTGCGTAGTGGCGTGCTCGACTGGCCGTACGTCGAGGGTTTGCGCATCGACGAAGCCATGCACCCGCTGACGATGCTCACGATGGGCATGTATGGCCAGGTGCTGCCGAACCAGAACGGCGCGCCGGTGCGCCTCGTCGTGCCATGGAAGTACGGTTTCAAGTCGGCCAAGTCGCTGGTGCGCATCCGCCTGCTCTCACGCCAGCCCAAGACCGCCTGGAACGACATGGCGCCGCGCGAATACGGCTTTTTCTCGAACGTGAATCCGAACGTGGACCACCCGCGCTGGTCGCAGGCCAGCGAGCGCCGCATTGGTGAATCGGGCCTGTTTGCACCAAAGCGCAAGACCCTGATGTTCAATGGCTATGACCAGGTGTCGTCGCTGTATACCGGCCTGGATCTGAAGCGTTATTTCTGA
- the ccsB gene encoding c-type cytochrome biogenesis protein CcsB encodes MELSQPKTGAPARSTDQYQEAPGYFRRLGALDWLYALALCAAALFALNRYGHFMDIYEEVILVCTAPVFAVLGWYWKPMRWLLLLVAVLSLGAIALYDGNLAAAEQKFFLKYMLSSQSAILWMSALFVFSTVFYWVGLVSRGKFGGGVGAALCWAAVVIGAVGMMVRWYESYLIGPDVGHIPVSNLYEVFILFAIITALFHLYYEEHYATRQLGPFVMLIIGAAVGFLLWYTVSRDAAQIQPLVPALQSWWMKIHVPANFIGYGTFALAAMVASAYLLKSHGMLVDRLPSLEVLDDVMYKSISVGFAFFTVATILGALWAAEAWGGYWSWDPKETWALIVWLNYAAWLHMRLMTGLRGRVAAWWAVVGLLVTTFAFLGVNMFLSGLHSYGEL; translated from the coding sequence CCGCCTGGGTGCGCTCGACTGGCTGTACGCGCTTGCCCTGTGCGCCGCAGCACTGTTCGCGCTGAACCGGTACGGCCATTTCATGGACATCTATGAAGAGGTGATCCTGGTGTGCACGGCGCCCGTGTTTGCCGTGCTGGGCTGGTACTGGAAGCCGATGCGCTGGCTGCTGCTGCTGGTCGCCGTGCTGTCGCTGGGCGCCATCGCGCTGTACGACGGCAACCTTGCCGCTGCCGAGCAGAAATTCTTCCTCAAATACATGCTGTCGAGCCAGTCGGCCATCCTGTGGATGAGCGCGCTGTTCGTGTTCTCGACCGTGTTCTACTGGGTTGGCCTGGTAAGCCGCGGCAAGTTCGGCGGCGGCGTGGGTGCTGCGCTGTGCTGGGCCGCGGTCGTGATCGGCGCGGTCGGCATGATGGTGCGCTGGTACGAGTCGTACCTGATCGGCCCGGATGTCGGCCACATTCCGGTGTCGAACCTGTACGAAGTGTTCATCCTGTTTGCCATCATCACCGCGCTGTTCCACCTGTATTACGAAGAACACTACGCCACGCGCCAGCTGGGCCCGTTCGTGATGCTGATCATCGGCGCCGCCGTTGGCTTCCTGCTGTGGTACACGGTCTCGCGCGACGCTGCCCAGATCCAGCCGCTCGTGCCGGCGCTGCAGAGCTGGTGGATGAAAATCCACGTGCCGGCCAACTTCATCGGCTATGGCACCTTTGCGCTGGCCGCGATGGTCGCGTCGGCCTATCTGCTCAAATCGCACGGCATGCTGGTCGACCGCCTGCCTTCGCTCGAGGTGCTCGACGACGTGATGTACAAGTCGATCTCGGTCGGTTTCGCGTTCTTCACCGTCGCCACCATTCTCGGCGCGCTGTGGGCCGCTGAAGCGTGGGGTGGCTACTGGTCGTGGGATCCGAAAGAGACGTGGGCGCTGATCGTGTGGCTGAACTACGCGGCGTGGCTGCACATGCGCCTGATGACGGGCCTGCGCGGCCGTGTCGCGGCCTGGTGGGCGGTGGTTGGCTTGCTGGTGACCACGTTTGCGTTCCTGGGCGTGAACATGTTCCTGTCGGGTCTGCACTCGTACGGCGAGCTGTAA